Proteins encoded in a region of the Hippopotamus amphibius kiboko isolate mHipAmp2 chromosome 11, mHipAmp2.hap2, whole genome shotgun sequence genome:
- the LOC130830832 gene encoding olfactory receptor 2H2-like, with protein sequence MFTICNDSHSDFILLGFSDKPYLEKILFWVILIFYCLTITGNLVIILVSLKDPKLHIPMYFFLSNLSLLDLCFTSSCVPQMLVNFWGPEKTISYIGCAIQLYVFLWLGTTECVLLVVMAVDRYVAVCHPLQYTTFMHPKLCLQLAMLAWGTGLIQSLIQSPATLQLPFCSHQRVDDIVCEVPALIQVSSADTICIEIQILIASIILLVVPLVIILSSYGAIAKAVLRIKSTAGKKKAFGTCTSHLLVVSLFYGTVTAVYLQPKGHYAHEQGKFLTLFYTVVTPTLNPLIYTLRNKEVKGALIRLGRRTWDIQNN encoded by the coding sequence ATGTTCACAATTTGCAATGACAGCCACAGTGATTTCATCCTACTGGGCTTCTCTGACAAGCCGTATTTGGAGAAGATACTTTTTTGGGTAATTCTGATCTTTTATTGCTTAACTATTACAGGCAATTTGGTCATAATTCTTGTCTCCTTGAAGGATCCAAAACTACATATCccaatgtatttctttctttccaatctttccCTGCTAGATCTCTGTTTCACCAGCAGCTGTGTTCCACAGATGTTGGTTAATTTCTGGggtccagagaaaaccatcagcTACATTGGCTGTGCCATTCAGCTCTATGTCTTCTTGTGGCTTGGGACCACTGAATGTGTCCTTCTTGTGGTCATGGCTGTGGACCGCTATGTAGCGGTGTGTCACCCACTACAGTACACCACTTTCATGCACCCAAAACTTTGTCTGCAGCTGGCCATGCTTGCATGGGGGACTGGCCTCATTCAGTCTCTGATCCAGTCTCCTGCTACTCTCCAGTTACCCTTCTGTTCCCACCAGAGGGTGGATGACATTGTGTGTGAAGTCCCAGCCCTCATTCAGGTCTCCAGTGCAGACACCATCTGTATTGAAATCCAGATACTCATAGCCAGTATCAttctcctggtggtgcccttggTCATTATCCTTTCCTCTTATGGTGCTATTGCTAAGGCGGTGCTGAGAATCAAGTCAACTGCAGGGAAGAAGAAAGCATTTGGCACCTGTACTTCTCATCTTCTTGTGGTCTCCCTCTTCTATGGCACTGTCACAGCTGTCTATCTTCAACCCAAGGGTCACTATGCTCATGAACAGGGCAAGTTTCTCACCCTTTTCTACACAGTTGTAACCCCAACTCTTAACCCACTCATCTACACTCTAAGGAACAAGGAGGTAAAGGGGGCACTAATAAGACTCGGGAGGAGGACCTGGGATATTCAGAATAACTAA